In Sphaeramia orbicularis chromosome 7, fSphaOr1.1, whole genome shotgun sequence, one genomic interval encodes:
- the LOC115422869 gene encoding uncharacterized protein LOC115422869 isoform X2, producing the protein MKFQLLLLLALAGPFCAFTLASPTELPAELDVTATEAAPEEAVVEAADATDAPEAPVELTVITDPPATDPPAAPEELATEVAATEAPAAAEETVETEAPVVETEGPPAVTAGPEVLLTEAPAVETAAPEPAEPEAEPEAEPEPTQAVAEAEAEEGVVVENEGLSSGQVVGIVIGALLAVIIVIAVVIAVVRRMGKYSAAKNKKPAKKDSVMVSPLRKKAVKQQEKKFWKF; encoded by the exons GCCCCACAGAACTCCCTGCAGAGCTTGACGTCACGGCCACTGAAGCTGCACCAGAGGAGGCCGTCGTCGAAGCCGCCGACGCCACCGACGCCCCGGAGGCTCCCGTCGAGCTCACCGTCATCACCGATCCCCCCGCCACCGACCCCCCCGCCGCCCCTGAAGAACTCGCCACAGAAGTCGCCGCAACCGAGGCACCAGCGGCTGCCGAAGAAACAGTGGAAACCGAGGCCCCAGTCGTGGAGACAGAAGGTCCTCCCGCCGTCACCGCAGGACCAGAAGTCCTGCTCACCGAAGCCCCCGCTGTAGAGACGGCAGCCcctgaaccagcagaaccagaggCAGAACCAgaggcagaaccagaaccaacacaggCTGTAGCTGAGGCAGAGGCAGAAGAAGGAGTGGTGGTTGAAAATG aGGGGCTCAGCTCAGGCCAGGTGGTGGGCATTGTAATCGGCGCTCTGCTGGCAGTGATCATCGTCATCGCTGTAGTGATAGCTGTGGTGAGGAGGATGGGAAAATACTC GGCTGCCAAGAACAAAAAACCTGCGAAAAAAGACAGCGTTatggtttct ccCTTGAGGAAAAAGGCAGTGAAGCAGCAGGAAAAGAAGTTCTGGAAATTCTGA
- the LOC115422869 gene encoding uncharacterized protein LOC115422869 isoform X1 gives MKFQLLLLLALAGPFCAFTLASPTELPAELDVTATEAAPEEAVVEAADATDAPEAPVELTVITDPPATDPPAAPEELATEVAATEAPAAAEETVETEAPVVETEGPPAVTAGPEVLLTEAPAVETAAPEPAEPEAEPEAEPEPTQAVAEAEAEEGVVVENGEEEGLSSGQVVGIVIGALLAVIIVIAVVIAVVRRMGKYSAAKNKKPAKKDSVMVSPLRKKAVKQQEKKFWKF, from the exons GCCCCACAGAACTCCCTGCAGAGCTTGACGTCACGGCCACTGAAGCTGCACCAGAGGAGGCCGTCGTCGAAGCCGCCGACGCCACCGACGCCCCGGAGGCTCCCGTCGAGCTCACCGTCATCACCGATCCCCCCGCCACCGACCCCCCCGCCGCCCCTGAAGAACTCGCCACAGAAGTCGCCGCAACCGAGGCACCAGCGGCTGCCGAAGAAACAGTGGAAACCGAGGCCCCAGTCGTGGAGACAGAAGGTCCTCCCGCCGTCACCGCAGGACCAGAAGTCCTGCTCACCGAAGCCCCCGCTGTAGAGACGGCAGCCcctgaaccagcagaaccagaggCAGAACCAgaggcagaaccagaaccaacacaggCTGTAGCTGAGGCAGAGGCAGAAGAAGGAGTGGTGGTTGAAAATGGTGAAGAGG aGGGGCTCAGCTCAGGCCAGGTGGTGGGCATTGTAATCGGCGCTCTGCTGGCAGTGATCATCGTCATCGCTGTAGTGATAGCTGTGGTGAGGAGGATGGGAAAATACTC GGCTGCCAAGAACAAAAAACCTGCGAAAAAAGACAGCGTTatggtttct ccCTTGAGGAAAAAGGCAGTGAAGCAGCAGGAAAAGAAGTTCTGGAAATTCTGA